In Natrinema amylolyticum, the following are encoded in one genomic region:
- a CDS encoding DUF7344 domain-containing protein — MSASNSAPAVDVERFVRLTDVPLDEAYALLANPRTRLTLHVLSTCESPLSLEGLTDAVASRDDADERTIRAALSHGVLPKLEAHDVLEYDRDVGTVQLDRPVVAVDDPVAALVDRPESMGSSPSPPRDSAD, encoded by the coding sequence ATGTCGGCATCGAACAGCGCCCCTGCCGTCGACGTCGAGCGGTTCGTTCGCCTCACGGACGTGCCCCTCGACGAGGCGTACGCGCTCCTCGCGAACCCCCGAACGCGTCTCACGCTCCACGTCCTCTCGACGTGTGAATCACCGCTCTCGCTCGAGGGACTGACCGACGCCGTGGCCAGTCGAGACGACGCCGACGAGCGCACCATTCGGGCCGCGCTGAGCCACGGCGTCCTCCCGAAACTCGAGGCTCACGACGTCCTCGAGTACGATCGCGACGTCGGGACGGTCCAGTTGGACCGGCCGGTCGTCGCCGTCGACGACCCGGTCGCGGCGCTCGTCGATCGACCCGAATCGATGGGCTCGAGTCCCTCGCCGCCGCGTGACTCGGCCGACTAA
- a CDS encoding DUF7344 domain-containing protein: protein MVETDPDSNGGHHSNGPEREPIVASSVADGGVPDLDELLRVLSNRRRRCVLYCLLADDLRDVDALAKHVAARLERTGPESVEDARYEEIKVTLVHADIPMLAETGVVSYDRRTGDLRLDYPPTPIETLLESCAAVDEYADADEVRGDGSDRASSRDR, encoded by the coding sequence ATGGTCGAGACGGATCCCGACTCCAACGGCGGTCACCACAGCAACGGACCCGAACGCGAACCGATCGTCGCTTCGAGCGTCGCCGACGGCGGGGTGCCCGATCTCGACGAACTGTTGCGGGTACTGAGTAATCGGCGTCGGCGATGTGTGCTCTACTGTCTGCTCGCGGACGACCTCCGAGACGTCGACGCGCTCGCGAAACACGTCGCCGCCCGATTGGAACGGACGGGCCCGGAGAGCGTCGAGGACGCCCGCTACGAGGAGATCAAAGTCACGCTCGTCCATGCCGATATCCCGATGCTGGCGGAGACCGGCGTTGTCTCGTACGATCGGCGAACGGGCGACCTCCGTCTCGACTATCCGCCGACACCGATCGAAACGCTCCTCGAATCGTGTGCCGCGGTCGACGAGTACGCTGACGCGGACGAAGTGAGAGGCGACGGCTCGGACAGGGCGTCATCGCGCGATCGGTAG
- a CDS encoding DUF5778 family protein translates to MANTNSDALDEDLYQRTKALLEPGEVELNGAIVHTDYDGQEDVKMMQATIDVGDIIAEHSGYDPQDCFVHSGNDDPDFSSNQHQGLTLEDEAFVWECQQLLREGSFDIVIYYEASADHEAILEDIEGLGFDVTGVEGE, encoded by the coding sequence ATGGCAAACACGAACTCCGACGCGCTCGACGAGGACCTCTACCAGCGGACCAAGGCGCTGCTCGAGCCCGGCGAGGTCGAACTCAACGGAGCGATCGTCCACACCGATTACGACGGACAAGAGGACGTCAAGATGATGCAGGCGACAATCGACGTCGGCGACATCATCGCCGAACACTCGGGGTACGACCCGCAGGACTGTTTCGTCCACTCGGGCAACGACGACCCCGACTTCTCTTCGAACCAGCATCAGGGACTGACCTTAGAGGACGAGGCGTTCGTCTGGGAGTGCCAGCAACTGCTGCGCGAGGGCAGCTTCGATATCGTCATCTACTACGAGGCGAGCGCGGACCACGAGGCGATCCTCGAGGACATCGAGGGCCTCGGCTTCGACGTAACGGGCGTCGAAGGGGAGTGA
- a CDS encoding precorrin-2 dehydrogenase/sirohydrochlorin ferrochelatase family protein translates to MIPLLHDFTNETVLVVGGGPVGARKARRFAREARVLVVSPAFADRDFGDAELIRAAPAPDEIPDWLERSAPALVVAATDDEAINEAVADAARERGILVNRADRSGEREAGSVVVPATVREEPVSVAVATGGTAPALSKYLRGELEETLDGAGEMARVCAGLREELKTRDVSPDRRREIVTDVVNSPDLWTALRTGTSNCRQVIEDVLGEELSTGGERP, encoded by the coding sequence ATGATTCCGCTTTTGCACGATTTCACGAACGAGACGGTGCTCGTCGTCGGCGGCGGTCCAGTCGGTGCCCGAAAGGCCCGGCGGTTCGCCCGCGAGGCGCGGGTCCTCGTCGTCAGCCCGGCCTTCGCCGATCGGGACTTCGGCGACGCCGAACTGATCCGGGCCGCGCCCGCTCCCGACGAGATTCCGGACTGGCTCGAGCGATCCGCGCCCGCGCTGGTCGTCGCGGCGACGGACGACGAGGCGATCAACGAGGCCGTCGCCGACGCGGCCCGCGAGCGAGGGATCCTCGTCAATCGGGCCGACCGATCGGGAGAGCGCGAGGCCGGCAGCGTCGTCGTTCCCGCGACCGTGCGCGAGGAGCCGGTGTCAGTCGCAGTCGCGACCGGCGGGACCGCGCCCGCGCTGAGCAAGTACCTCCGAGGGGAACTCGAGGAGACGCTCGACGGGGCCGGTGAGATGGCGCGGGTCTGTGCGGGGTTGCGCGAGGAGCTCAAGACGCGCGACGTGTCACCGGACCGACGTCGTGAGATCGTCACGGACGTCGTCAATTCTCCGGACCTTTGGACAGCTTTACGTACGGGTACTTCCAACTGTCGGCAAGTGATCGAGGACGTGCTCGGCGAGGAACTGTCAACTGGGGGTGAACGGCCGTGA
- the uppS gene encoding polyprenyl diphosphate synthase — MKRWLRQRVDAAYERLLSSEVSGAPTHVAVIQDGNRRYARSQGDDAPEGHRAGAETTERVLEWCQEIGVEELTLYTFSTENFERPAEENEALFDLLCEKLREFAEADRVHENEVCIRAIGETEMLPDRVRDAVDYAERRTRGYDRFVLNIALAYGGRSRLLNATRGVAEGVAAGDLEPDEIGVEDIERRLYDQPVRDVDLIIRPGGEERTSNFLPWHANGNEAAVFFCTPYWPEFSKADFLRGIRTYEHRAESWRRTRARRALALLGAVSEPELAEARSIVDRFRDSLPSSERPDTETLEASDSDGRAAD, encoded by the coding sequence ATGAAGCGGTGGCTCCGTCAGCGCGTCGACGCGGCATACGAGCGGCTGCTCTCCAGCGAAGTTTCCGGCGCGCCGACCCACGTCGCGGTGATTCAGGACGGGAACCGACGGTACGCCCGCAGTCAGGGCGACGACGCCCCCGAGGGCCACCGTGCGGGTGCCGAAACGACCGAACGCGTTCTCGAGTGGTGTCAGGAGATCGGCGTCGAGGAACTGACGCTGTACACGTTCTCGACGGAGAACTTCGAGCGACCGGCCGAAGAGAACGAGGCGCTGTTCGACCTCCTCTGTGAGAAACTCCGGGAGTTCGCGGAGGCGGACCGCGTCCACGAGAACGAGGTCTGTATCCGCGCGATCGGCGAGACCGAGATGCTCCCCGATCGGGTCCGGGACGCCGTCGACTACGCCGAACGGCGCACGCGCGGCTACGACAGGTTCGTGCTCAACATCGCGCTCGCGTACGGCGGCCGCTCGCGGCTGCTCAACGCGACCCGCGGCGTCGCCGAGGGCGTCGCGGCCGGCGACCTCGAGCCCGACGAGATCGGCGTCGAGGACATCGAGCGTCGGCTGTACGACCAGCCGGTGCGAGACGTCGACCTCATCATCCGGCCCGGCGGCGAAGAGCGCACGTCGAACTTCCTGCCCTGGCACGCGAACGGCAACGAGGCCGCGGTCTTCTTCTGTACCCCCTACTGGCCGGAGTTCTCGAAGGCCGACTTCCTGCGCGGGATTCGAACGTACGAACACCGGGCGGAATCCTGGCGACGGACTCGCGCGCGCCGCGCACTGGCACTGCTCGGAGCCGTCAGCGAACCCGAACTCGCCGAGGCCCGCTCGATCGTCGATCGGTTCCGCGACTCGCTGCCGTCGAGCGAACGGCCCGACACGGAGACGCTCGAGGCGAGCGACTCGGACGGTCGAGCCGCCGACTGA
- the hemA gene encoding glutamyl-tRNA reductase: MSTGVVTAARVTHESGSVDQLAAASPESQESAVAELLTVPGIEEAYVLSTCNRVEAYVVGTDHAVGRAALEEFFAGIDDEAVVTTDHDESLRHLLRVAAGLESVILGEDQIIGQVRTAYEDARDAGGIDSMLEAAVTKAIHVGERARTETAINEGVVSLGSAATRRAADELPLEGATALVVGAGEMGRLAARSLADSGVDELVVVNRTVAHADHLVADLEAETDARAAPLEALDTVAARADVVVTATGSEEPVLGPRQLETDTDGDAAETETGTEQVIVDLGQPRDVAPAADGLPTVQVFDLDDLESVTEETREQRADAAREVEAMIDREYDLLTEQYKRARADEAIAAMYESAERIKDREVETALSHLEGEVTEGQREVVEAMADSLVNQLLAPPTKSLREAAAEDDWSTIHTALQLFNPEFDADDGPLAPPSVATANADSGIGATDDD, translated from the coding sequence ATGTCGACCGGCGTCGTGACCGCCGCGCGGGTGACCCACGAGAGCGGAAGCGTCGACCAGCTGGCCGCTGCCAGCCCCGAGAGCCAAGAGAGCGCCGTAGCGGAGCTCTTGACCGTTCCCGGTATTGAGGAAGCGTACGTCCTCTCGACGTGTAATCGGGTCGAAGCCTACGTCGTCGGCACCGACCACGCCGTCGGCCGGGCCGCGCTCGAGGAGTTCTTCGCCGGGATCGACGACGAGGCCGTCGTCACGACCGACCACGATGAGAGTCTGCGACACCTGCTACGGGTCGCCGCCGGCCTCGAGTCAGTCATTCTCGGCGAGGATCAGATCATCGGACAGGTCCGGACCGCATACGAGGACGCTCGCGACGCCGGCGGGATCGACTCGATGCTCGAGGCCGCCGTCACGAAGGCCATCCACGTCGGCGAGCGTGCACGCACCGAGACGGCGATCAACGAGGGGGTCGTCTCGCTCGGGTCGGCCGCGACGCGGCGGGCCGCCGACGAACTCCCGCTCGAGGGCGCGACCGCGCTGGTTGTCGGGGCCGGCGAGATGGGACGACTCGCCGCTCGCAGCCTCGCAGACAGCGGCGTCGACGAACTCGTCGTCGTCAACCGGACCGTCGCCCACGCCGACCACCTCGTCGCCGATCTGGAAGCCGAGACCGACGCGAGGGCCGCGCCACTGGAAGCGCTCGATACCGTCGCGGCCCGTGCCGACGTCGTGGTCACGGCGACCGGCAGCGAGGAACCGGTGCTCGGCCCGCGCCAGCTCGAGACCGACACCGACGGCGACGCGGCCGAGACCGAAACCGGGACCGAGCAGGTGATCGTCGATCTCGGTCAGCCACGGGACGTCGCCCCGGCGGCCGACGGACTGCCGACAGTGCAGGTGTTCGATCTGGACGACCTTGAGTCGGTCACCGAGGAGACCCGCGAGCAGCGGGCCGACGCGGCTCGGGAAGTCGAGGCGATGATCGACCGCGAGTACGACCTGCTCACGGAGCAGTACAAGCGGGCCCGCGCCGACGAGGCGATCGCGGCGATGTACGAGTCCGCCGAGCGGATCAAGGACCGAGAGGTCGAGACCGCGCTCTCACACCTCGAGGGCGAGGTCACCGAAGGACAACGCGAGGTCGTCGAGGCGATGGCCGACTCGCTGGTCAACCAGTTGCTCGCGCCGCCGACCAAGAGCCTCCGCGAGGCGGCAGCAGAAGACGACTGGAGCACGATCCATACCGCACTGCAGCTGTTCAATCCGGAGTTCGATGCGGACGACGGACCGCTCGCACCGCCGTCAGTCGCCACCGCGAACGCCGATTCGGGAATCGGCGCGACGGACGACGACTGA
- a CDS encoding HAD family hydrolase, translated as MTLEREYDFWLLDLDGTLVDVEWSYTREVFDRVGDRLGREFTDREADILWNGLTGSRDRQLEEWGVDPTSFWTAFHEEEDPLVRAEQTYLHEDAAFVADLDVPVGLVTHCQEFLAEPVLDEVGIRDWFDARLCCTEETGWKPDPGPVQSVMADLGVGHNGHRGVLAGDGACDIGAAWNAGLDAIHVERVGHERRGQCVLGDYRVRSFDELS; from the coding sequence ATGACTCTCGAGCGCGAGTACGATTTCTGGCTGCTCGACCTCGACGGGACGCTCGTCGACGTCGAGTGGTCCTACACTCGTGAGGTGTTCGACCGGGTCGGCGACCGGCTCGGCCGCGAGTTCACCGATCGGGAGGCCGACATCCTCTGGAACGGCCTCACCGGCTCCCGGGACCGCCAGCTCGAGGAGTGGGGGGTCGATCCGACGTCGTTCTGGACGGCCTTCCACGAGGAGGAAGACCCCCTGGTCCGGGCCGAGCAGACCTATCTCCACGAGGACGCCGCGTTCGTCGCCGACCTCGACGTCCCGGTCGGGCTGGTAACCCACTGTCAGGAGTTCCTCGCCGAGCCCGTCCTCGACGAGGTGGGGATCCGCGACTGGTTCGATGCGCGGCTGTGCTGTACCGAGGAGACGGGGTGGAAGCCCGACCCTGGGCCGGTCCAGTCCGTCATGGCCGACCTCGGGGTCGGCCACAACGGCCATAGGGGCGTTCTCGCGGGCGACGGTGCCTGCGACATCGGTGCGGCCTGGAACGCCGGGCTCGACGCGATTCACGTCGAACGGGTCGGTCACGAGCGCCGGGGCCAGTGCGTGCTCGGCGACTATCGCGTCCGCTCGTTCGACGAACTGTCCTGA
- a CDS encoding Lrp/AsnC family transcriptional regulator has product MDIDSTDHAILYLLQAETQAGFTHDEIAERLDVSSSTVSNRIQRLEEEGILEKFDPVIDYEAAGAPHHILFICTAPIADRKSLCEQVVEVSNVVRTRELLTGARNLHVEVVGMESQDIETVAEELDALGLEIEHSEMLRTEYSRPFDHFGSEVVDDSGSE; this is encoded by the coding sequence ATGGACATTGACAGCACGGATCACGCGATTTTGTATCTCCTGCAGGCGGAGACCCAGGCGGGGTTCACCCACGACGAGATCGCCGAGCGACTCGACGTTTCCTCGAGCACAGTCAGTAACCGCATTCAACGACTGGAAGAGGAGGGAATCCTCGAGAAGTTCGATCCGGTGATCGACTACGAAGCGGCGGGCGCGCCACACCACATCCTGTTCATCTGTACGGCGCCGATCGCCGACCGCAAGTCCCTCTGTGAGCAGGTCGTCGAGGTCTCGAACGTGGTCCGCACTCGCGAACTGCTGACGGGGGCCCGGAACCTGCACGTCGAGGTCGTCGGGATGGAATCCCAGGACATCGAGACCGTCGCCGAAGAACTCGACGCCCTCGGCCTCGAGATCGAACACTCCGAGATGCTTCGCACGGAGTACAGCCGCCCGTTCGATCACTTCGGCTCCGAAGTCGTGGACGACTCCGGATCGGAGTGA
- a CDS encoding ABC transporter substrate-binding protein, translating into MTATESLSFQLNWEPNGFQSPYFLAREEGFYAAEGLEIEFVEGHGSPYAAERAARGDADIALAGASAVLAVQSEGFEPLAVAAVTQKTPAAVYTLRDVFGDPLSEPEQLAGRTVAPSATKTRILTAQLLENAGIRDEVDLLEVDPHTHHRVQHKVIDGTVDAAVGVVTNGIEIGREHDRTPDELPIGDYLDIYGMTLVTGPEFADERPETIRSFLRATARGWAAATRDPERAVDALVERNATLERNREIERLKFETAAHRLQFTPYVRDHGWGAQDPARWQRLGETLSETALLEGAIDPDAVWTETFRPDGEPIVDDYADRVRPTAE; encoded by the coding sequence ATGACCGCGACCGAATCGCTCTCCTTCCAGCTCAACTGGGAGCCGAACGGCTTCCAGTCGCCGTACTTCCTCGCCCGCGAGGAGGGGTTCTACGCGGCGGAGGGCCTCGAGATCGAGTTCGTCGAGGGCCACGGCTCGCCGTACGCGGCCGAACGCGCCGCCCGCGGCGACGCCGATATCGCACTCGCCGGTGCGAGCGCCGTGCTGGCGGTCCAGAGCGAGGGGTTCGAGCCGCTCGCGGTCGCGGCGGTGACCCAGAAGACGCCGGCGGCCGTCTACACGCTGCGGGACGTCTTCGGCGACCCCCTCTCCGAACCCGAGCAGCTCGCGGGTCGAACCGTCGCGCCCTCCGCGACGAAGACGCGAATCCTGACCGCCCAGCTGCTCGAGAACGCGGGCATCCGCGACGAGGTCGACCTCCTCGAGGTCGATCCGCACACGCACCACCGCGTCCAGCACAAGGTGATCGACGGGACGGTCGACGCGGCGGTCGGCGTGGTCACCAACGGGATCGAGATCGGCCGAGAACACGATCGAACGCCCGACGAGCTCCCGATCGGCGACTATCTCGACATCTACGGAATGACGCTCGTCACCGGGCCCGAGTTCGCGGACGAACGGCCCGAGACGATTCGGTCGTTCCTCCGTGCGACCGCCCGCGGCTGGGCTGCCGCGACCCGCGACCCGGAGCGGGCCGTCGACGCGCTCGTCGAGCGCAACGCCACGCTCGAGCGCAACCGTGAGATCGAGCGCCTCAAGTTCGAAACCGCCGCCCACCGGCTGCAGTTCACGCCGTACGTCCGGGATCACGGGTGGGGCGCACAGGATCCGGCCCGCTGGCAGCGCCTCGGCGAGACGCTCTCCGAGACGGCGCTGCTCGAGGGAGCGATCGATCCGGACGCGGTGTGGACCGAGACGTTCCGCCCCGACGGAGAGCCGATCGTCGACGACTACGCCGATCGGGTCCGACCGACGGCGGAGTGA
- a CDS encoding Lrp/AsnC family transcriptional regulator: protein MTTDVDLTDGERAVVNAFQGGFPVVERPFEDAAAAMRDHGVDIDAAGLLATIRDLDERGVLSRFGALVNAQEIGGAATLVAMHAPEDRFDEIVEAVNDHREVAHNYEREHPHLNVWFVVSVADEDRVEEVLAEIEDETGQETYNLPKREEFRVEAKFYVDGPLDGDGDVAAAGIDCSALGPDIAPTDESVLSPAERDLVLEIQDGFPLTETPYGDIADAIGQETEWVLETVKRFERERKIRRIGVVPNHYALGYTENGMTVWNVPDEVVSEVGPEVASLPFVTHCYRRPRHEGVWPYNFFAMTHGRSEAESQQRIERVREVMSERWDVSDEDWDSLFSTQILKKTGIRMAERADANTREQ, encoded by the coding sequence ATGACAACGGACGTCGACCTCACGGATGGCGAGCGGGCGGTCGTCAACGCCTTTCAGGGCGGGTTCCCCGTCGTGGAACGGCCGTTCGAGGACGCCGCGGCCGCCATGCGCGACCACGGGGTCGACATCGATGCGGCGGGACTGCTCGCGACGATTCGCGACCTCGATGAGCGGGGCGTCCTCTCGCGGTTCGGGGCCCTCGTCAACGCCCAGGAGATCGGCGGCGCGGCGACGCTGGTGGCCATGCACGCCCCCGAAGACCGGTTCGACGAGATCGTCGAGGCGGTCAACGACCACCGCGAGGTGGCCCACAACTACGAGCGCGAGCACCCCCACCTGAACGTCTGGTTCGTCGTGAGCGTCGCCGACGAGGACCGCGTCGAGGAGGTGCTCGCCGAGATCGAGGACGAAACCGGCCAAGAGACGTACAATCTGCCGAAGCGAGAGGAGTTCCGCGTCGAAGCCAAGTTCTACGTCGACGGTCCGCTCGACGGCGACGGGGACGTCGCGGCCGCCGGGATCGACTGCTCGGCTCTCGGTCCCGACATCGCACCCACCGACGAATCCGTGCTCTCGCCGGCCGAACGGGACCTCGTCCTCGAGATTCAGGACGGGTTCCCGCTGACCGAGACGCCGTACGGGGACATCGCCGACGCGATCGGGCAGGAAACGGAATGGGTGCTCGAGACAGTCAAACGGTTCGAACGGGAGAGAAAGATTCGGCGGATCGGCGTCGTGCCGAACCACTACGCGCTGGGCTACACGGAAAACGGGATGACGGTCTGGAACGTGCCGGACGAGGTCGTCTCCGAGGTCGGCCCCGAAGTCGCCTCGCTGCCGTTCGTCACCCACTGTTACCGACGCCCGCGCCACGAGGGCGTCTGGCCGTACAACTTCTTCGCGATGACGCACGGCCGCAGCGAGGCCGAGAGTCAGCAGCGCATCGAACGGGTGCGCGAGGTCATGAGCGAGCGCTGGGACGTGTCTGACGAGGACTGGGACTCCCTGTTTTCGACGCAAATATTGAAGAAGACCGGTATACGGATGGCAGAGCGCGCCGATGCAAACACCAGAGAGCAGTAA
- a CDS encoding HalOD1 output domain-containing protein, producing MDTQSSNRPSPDAQAPVSIRVIEAVAAREGIDPLEVSPPLHDVLDPTALDDLFEPTGASQRPNGTVSFTYRGHEIRVESDGRVALEGDPETEKDSGSQQETKSR from the coding sequence ATGGATACCCAGTCATCGAACCGACCCTCCCCCGATGCCCAGGCTCCGGTTTCGATCCGTGTCATCGAAGCGGTCGCAGCACGAGAGGGAATCGATCCGCTCGAGGTGTCGCCGCCGCTCCACGACGTCCTCGATCCGACCGCACTGGACGACCTCTTCGAACCGACGGGAGCCAGTCAGCGACCGAACGGTACCGTCTCGTTCACGTATCGCGGACACGAGATCCGCGTCGAGAGCGACGGCCGAGTCGCGCTCGAGGGCGATCCCGAGACCGAAAAGGATTCAGGATCACAGCAGGAGACGAAGTCACGATGA
- a CDS encoding glutathione S-transferase N-terminal domain-containing protein, with amino-acid sequence MLELYQAEGCPHSTAVREKLTELGVSYVIHNPRRPGHEGGDVLNEWAQRAMTDLGGEDSIPFLVDTDRREQQYESDDIVDYLEEHYG; translated from the coding sequence GTGCTCGAACTCTATCAGGCGGAGGGCTGTCCGCACAGCACGGCGGTTCGCGAGAAACTGACGGAACTCGGCGTCTCGTACGTGATTCACAATCCGCGGCGGCCGGGTCACGAGGGCGGCGACGTGCTCAACGAGTGGGCCCAGCGGGCGATGACGGATCTCGGTGGCGAGGATTCGATTCCGTTTCTCGTCGACACTGACCGACGAGAACAGCAATACGAGAGCGACGACATCGTCGACTACCTCGAGGAACACTACGGATAG
- a CDS encoding undecaprenyl diphosphate synthase family protein, translated as MGLYERYLALRIRRHEAEPPDHVALVITERDLLERGAYETLTDFFEWAVEYASQITVYVSVLDAAAVPALQRELETIDAPRPVAVRGPEDRARADAPIRIGIGLGGKHEFTSAVRTLAERVEAGDLEPDEIDDEHVEDHLVFPSEPDLVIKTGAERLSDFMIWQSVYSELYFTDVNWRDFRKRDFLRAVREYCNRSRRFGR; from the coding sequence GTGGGACTGTACGAACGGTATCTGGCGCTTCGCATCCGTCGCCACGAGGCCGAGCCGCCCGATCACGTCGCGCTCGTGATCACCGAACGCGACCTGTTAGAGCGGGGCGCGTACGAAACGCTCACGGACTTCTTCGAGTGGGCCGTCGAGTACGCCTCACAGATAACGGTCTACGTGAGCGTCCTCGATGCGGCGGCGGTGCCCGCCTTACAGCGCGAACTCGAGACGATCGACGCGCCGCGGCCGGTCGCCGTTCGCGGTCCGGAAGACAGAGCGCGGGCCGACGCGCCGATCCGGATCGGGATCGGTCTCGGCGGGAAACACGAGTTCACCAGCGCGGTCCGGACCCTCGCGGAGCGCGTCGAAGCGGGCGATCTCGAGCCCGACGAAATCGACGACGAGCACGTCGAGGACCACCTCGTCTTCCCGTCGGAGCCGGACCTGGTGATCAAGACCGGGGCGGAGCGGCTCTCGGACTTCATGATCTGGCAGTCGGTCTACTCCGAACTGTACTTCACGGACGTGAACTGGCGGGACTTCCGCAAGCGGGACTTCCTGCGGGCGGTCCGCGAGTACTGCAATCGGTCGCGACGCTTCGGTCGTTAG
- a CDS encoding DUF92 domain-containing protein produces the protein MTAPVRRAGVFAALCTLSLAVPLFGPRVGAAVAGVVLLGAYVVPDGPLFDLLAYPGDYEDSRLYGLITFVLAGVALGLIATATSMPVAVFVGTILLVGYGNLGEQLVRLRTENAVVRVGGFCLVAIAAAVAGQTVTHTLTGNTAASAVPVLVFLAASGALLAALLRDVLLRSDDPIVVLAVGLLLWLLAELEPGIATGEIVIALAVTVAFGYASYALETASIAGMLTGVLLGLLTIVLGGYSWFAVLISFFAIGGLSTKFRYDRKEALGVAEDNNGARGSGNVLGNAAVALAAVLGYAASDAALLPHEPDLFLFAFAGSIATAMSDTLSSEIGSVFERPRLITTLEPVDPGTDGGVTWQGELAGIVGAAVVAGIAYGLFPEVELVGAAVIVAAGVVGMTVDSLLGATLEGTLLGNQGVNFLATLSGALVGALLVLSFAVLG, from the coding sequence GTGACAGCACCCGTTCGGCGAGCCGGCGTGTTCGCGGCCCTCTGTACGCTCTCGCTCGCCGTTCCGCTTTTCGGTCCGCGAGTGGGGGCAGCCGTCGCTGGCGTCGTCCTGCTGGGGGCGTACGTCGTTCCCGACGGTCCGCTCTTCGATCTGCTCGCCTATCCGGGTGATTACGAGGATTCGCGCCTCTACGGACTCATTACATTCGTCCTCGCGGGGGTCGCGCTCGGGCTCATCGCGACCGCGACATCGATGCCGGTCGCCGTCTTCGTCGGGACGATACTGCTCGTCGGCTACGGCAATCTCGGCGAGCAACTCGTCCGACTGCGCACGGAGAACGCGGTCGTCCGCGTCGGCGGCTTCTGTCTGGTCGCGATCGCGGCCGCCGTCGCCGGCCAGACGGTGACTCATACCCTCACTGGCAACACCGCTGCGTCCGCAGTCCCGGTACTCGTCTTTCTGGCCGCCAGCGGTGCCCTTCTCGCTGCCCTCCTCCGCGACGTCTTGCTGCGCTCGGACGATCCGATCGTCGTCCTCGCGGTCGGCCTCCTCCTCTGGCTGCTCGCGGAACTCGAGCCGGGCATCGCCACCGGTGAGATCGTCATCGCGCTCGCCGTCACGGTCGCGTTCGGATACGCTTCCTACGCCCTCGAGACGGCCTCGATTGCGGGAATGCTGACCGGGGTATTGTTGGGGTTGTTGACCATCGTTCTCGGCGGCTACAGCTGGTTCGCCGTCCTCATCTCCTTTTTCGCTATCGGCGGGCTCTCGACGAAGTTCCGCTACGACCGAAAGGAGGCCCTCGGCGTCGCCGAGGATAACAACGGCGCACGCGGCAGCGGCAACGTCCTCGGTAACGCCGCTGTCGCGCTCGCCGCCGTCCTCGGCTATGCCGCCAGCGATGCGGCTCTCCTGCCCCACGAACCCGACCTGTTCCTCTTCGCCTTCGCCGGCTCTATCGCGACCGCGATGAGCGACACCCTCTCGAGCGAGATCGGCAGCGTCTTCGAGCGCCCGCGACTGATCACGACCCTCGAGCCGGTCGATCCCGGGACCGACGGCGGCGTCACCTGGCAAGGGGAACTCGCCGGAATCGTCGGTGCGGCCGTCGTCGCCGGCATCGCCTACGGGCTCTTCCCCGAGGTCGAACTCGTCGGCGCGGCCGTCATCGTCGCCGCCGGCGTCGTCGGGATGACCGTCGACAGCCTGCTCGGTGCGACGCTCGAGGGCACGCTCCTCGGCAATCAGGGCGTGAACTTCCTGGCGACGCTGTCAGGTGCGCTCGTGGGTGCGTTACTTGTGCTGTCGTTCGCCGTGCTCGGCTGA